The Penicillium digitatum chromosome 6, complete sequence genome has a window encoding:
- a CDS encoding HSCB C-terminal oligomerization domain-containing protein, with the protein MESAPNFSSIIHSQPFTFLVGPQHTKLTIQSGLTEHVSKPLHNLMNGPTRESKHRIALLEEEEVETFVAFCEYAYTGDYSVPRLEREVQEEHQHGGVENSPSTATWGGNYRTGSMSSTIPPLAPSPPPQCRHGEQGPDHQPAPEPEPPVSQPVSEPVPAEAQEPVTPTLAPGPEAESVPGPETPVDVAKLEPETETYHEAEAGLETPAAEVRPADDNWAVPTEEPATVEPDEPKVNKKKGKKGKKGKKQELVEEDPSAPAEIVHLTPPSTPPPEVAIEPVPEPEAAPVEEWATANAVSEPDLEPTEHWEQPAEEPTPEAAPTKEQPPAPEGPMEDSWTQDRSEGAIITQAQRQRPMLDMSFATQQATSLCAPGLNLWDEFKSLQYDEPAHFKDPIETPSNDIPDITFHAKVYIFATRYLIPALAQLCLRKLHRDLLLLSLTDFEPADPGDSPVLDGLAATKAQMVLELVHYAYTKTARLEPISPTSATQLRENQLRRLVVHYAACTVKELSRYHSAKDSVAGTSLSVDAKAERPENFTSPKSFRALLDSTTELASDLVYRMM; encoded by the exons ATGGAGTCAGCTCCCAATTTTAGCAG CATCATCCACTCACAACCATTCACCTTTCTCGTCGGCCCGCAGCATACGAAGCTAACAATCCAGTCGGGGCTCACCGAGCATGTCTCCAAACCACTTCACAATCTCATGAATGGTCCAACGAGGGAATCAAAACACCGCATCGCCCTtctggaagaggaagaggttgaAACCTTTGTCGCTTTCTGCGAGTATGCATACACCGGCGATTATAGTGTCCCTCGTCTCGAGCGGGAGGTCCAGGAGGAGCACCAGCATGGAGGAGTTGAGAATTCGCCAAGTACTGCCACCTGGGGGGGAAACTATCGAACTGGTTCAATGTCGTCGACTATACCCCCTCTGGCTCCGTCGCCACCTCCACAATGTCGTCACGGAGAACAAGGACCGGATCACCAGCCTGCACCTGAGCCTGAGCCACCAGTGTCTCAGCCCGTGTCTGAACCTGTGCCCGCCGAGGCGCAGGAGCCGGTAACTCCAACCTTGGCGCCGGGGCCTGAGGCCGAGTCGGTTCCAGGACCCGAGACCCCAGTCGATGTCGCAAAGCTGGAGCCAGAGACAGAGACATACCACGAAGCGGAGGCTGGACTAGAGACACCAGCCGCGGAAGTGCGCCCTGCCGACGATAACTGGGCGGTTCCGACCGAAGAACCTGCGACAGTGGAGCCAGACGAGCCCAAGGTAAAcaaaaagaagggaaagaaaggTAAGAAGGGCAAAAAGCAAGAGCTCGTGGAAGAGGACCCTTCCGCCCCCGCTGAAATTGTCCACCTTACGCCGCCATCAACACCGCCTCCTGAAGTTGCCATTGAGCCTGTCCCGGAACCAGAAGCAGCGCCCGTTGAAGAATGGGCTACAGCAAACGCTGTCTCAGAACCAGACTTAGAACCGACTGAGCACTGGGAACAGCCCGCTGAAGAGCCAACACCTGAAGCTGCACCTACCAAAGAACAGCCACCCGCTCCGGAAGGACCGATGGAAGATTCATGGACTCAAGACCGAAGTGAAGGCGCCATCATTACCCAAGCACAGCGCCAACGACCCATGCTCGACATGTCCTTTGCCACCCAGCAAGCGACCTCACTCTGTGCGCCGGGCCTTAATCTATGGGATGAATTCAAGTCCCTACAATACGACGAGCCAGCACACTTCAAAGACCCAATCGAGACGCCAAGCAACGACATCCCCGACATCACCTTCCACGCGAAAGTCTACATCTTCGCCACACGGTACCTAATCCCTGCTCTTGCCCAGCTCTGTCTTCGAAAGCTGCATCGCGACCTGCTCCTGTTATCCTTGACAGATTTTGAACCCGCCGATCCAGGCGATTCCCCAGTTCTAGACGGCTTGGCAGCAACCAAGGCGCAGATGGTATTGGAGCTGGTGCACTACGCCTACACCAAGACGGCCCGCCTGGAGCCAATCTCGCCAACGTCCGCGACTCAACTTCGGGAGAACCAGCTGCGGCGACTGGTGGTGCACTATGCGGCATGCACCGTGAAGGAACTGTCACGGTATCATTCGGCCAAGGATTCGGTCGCGGGAACCTCGTTGTCAGTGGACGCCAAGGCCGAGCGGCCTGAGAATTTCACTTCCCCCAAGAGTTTCCGCGCGTTGTTGGATTCGACGACGGAGCTGGCCTCTGATCTGGTCTACCGTATGATGTGA
- a CDS encoding C4-dicarboxylate transporter/malic acid transport protein, putative, producing MSNPILLGAYSNHSQELHSSSAPSSSSDKCEKHYPLSFRERLRHFTWAWYTLTMSAGGLALLLANQPNKFKGDREIGLAIYLFNLVLFSLVCSLMASRFIIHGGVLDSLRHEREGLFFPTFWLSVATMITGLEKYFGDNPVPSFTTTLEVLFWLYCFCTFSVAVVQYSVVFTSHIYRLQTMMPSWILPAFPIMLSGTIASVISSRQPERAAIPIVTAGITFQGLGFCISFMMYSHYIGRLMESGLPCREHRPAMFICVGPPAFTALALVGMAQGLPETFRVMGSKDTAADGRMLEILALAAGAFLWALSFWFFCVAAIAVIRSPPTRFHLSWWAMVFPNTGFTIATITLGNAFESSAIRGVASAMTICIVCMFIFVFVNHGLAVYRQDIMYPGKDEDTSD from the coding sequence ATGTCCAATCCAATTCTACTAGGGGCCTACTCTAATCACAGTCAAGAGCTTCATTCTTCATCTGCaccatcctcttcctcagaCAAGTGCGAGAAGCACTACCCACTGAGCTTCCGCGAGCGCCTCCGTCATTTCACATGGGCATGGTATACTCTCACCATGAGCGCCGGAGGCCTAGCCCTCCTACTAGCGAACCAGCCAAACAAGTTTAAAGGCGACCGCGAGATCGGTCTAGCCATCTACTTATTCAACCTCGTCCTCTTTTCCCTCGTCTGCTCTCTCATGGCATCGCGATTCATCATCCACGGCGGAGTCCTCGACTCCCTCCGCCACGAACGGGAAGGCCTCTTCTTTCCAACCTTCTGGCTCTCCGTCGCCACGATGATCACCGGTCTGGAGAAGTACTTTGGCGACAATCCCGTCCCATCCTTCACAACAACCCTCGAAGTCCTCTTCTGGCTATACTGCTTCTGCACCTTCTCGGTCGCCGTGGTACAATACTCCGTCGTCTTCACCTCGCACATCTACCGCCTTCAAACAATGATGCCCTCATGGATCCTGCCCGCCTTCCCAATCATGCTAAGCGGCACGATCGCATCTGTCATCTCCTCTCGCCAGCCCGAGCGCGCAGCAATCCCCATCGTCACCGCCGGAATCACTTTCCAGGGTCTGGGCTTTTGCATCTCGTTCATGATGTACTCACATTACATCGGACGGTTGATGGAGAGTGGACTTCCGTGCCGCGAGCACAGACCGGCGATGTTCATCTGCGTTGGACCTCCAGCGTTCACGGCGCTTGCTCTCGTCGGGATGGCGCAGGGACTTCCCGAGACGTTCCGCGTGATGGGGAGTAAGGACACAGCTGCCGATGGACGGATGCTGGAGATCCTGGCCTTGGCAGCGGGCGCGTTCTTGTGGGCGCTGAGCTTTTGGTTCTTCTGTGTTGCTGCTATTGCGGTCATTCGGTCACCGCCGACGAGGTTCCATCTTAGCTGGTGGGCGATGGTTTTTCCTAACACGGGATTTACGATTGCTACTATTACGCTTGGAAACGCGTTTGAGAGCTCGGCAATTAGGGGTGTTGCCTCTGCGATGACGATCTGCATTGTCTGCATGTTCATCTTTGTCTTTGTCAATCATGGTCTTGCAGTTTATCGCCAGGATATCATGTATCCTGGTAAGGATGAGGATACATCGGACTGA